The Amycolatopsis sp. DG1A-15b genome contains the following window.
GTTCGCCGTCCACATCGACCCGCCGGTGCCCGGCAGTGTCCACACGGACGAGCACCGGCTCCAGCAGATCCTGCGCAACCTCCTGTCGAACGCGGCGAAGTTCACCGACGAGGGCGGCGTCCGCCTCCACATCCGGGCGGCGGACCCGGCGGAGGTGGAGCAGGAGGCACTGCGGAACGCGCCGGGCATCATCGCGTTCGCGGTCGAGGACACCGGGATCGGCATCCCGGAGGAGAAGCTGGCGGTCATCTTCGAGGCGTTCCGCCAGGCGGACGGCACGACGAGCCGCAAGTACGGCGGCACGGGCCTGGGCCTGAACATCAGCCAGCAGCTGACGGAGCTCCTGGGCGGTGAGCTGCGGGTGGTGAGCGAGCCGGGCAAGGGGTCGACGTTCACGCTGTACCTCCCGGTGGCGGCGGCCAACCTGGTGGACCCGGCCCTGACGGCCCTGTCCTCGCCCCGCCTCCCCCAGGTCCCGAGCACGGTCCTGGTGGCGGCCCCGGACGTCACCCCGAAGCGCTTCCACGGCGAAAAGGTCCTGATCGTCGACGACGACCTGAGGAACGTGTTCGCCCTGGCGGCGGTCCTGGAGCAGGCAGGCCTGGAGGTGATCTACGCGGAGACGGGCGTCGACGGCATCCGCGCCCTGGAGCGCAACGAGGACACGGCCCTGGTCCTGATGGACGTGATGATGCCGGAACTGGACGGCAACGCGACGATCGCGGCGATCAGGGCGGAGGCGGCCAACGCGGACCTCCCGGTGATCGCGGTGACGGCCAAGGCCACAGCGGAAGACCGGGCAAGGACGCTGGCCAGTGGCGCGGACGACTACATCACGAAGCCGGTGGACACGGACAAGCTGCTGGACGTGATCGCGGCATCGCTGGAGGCGGACGCCGCATCGACCCGCGACGCCGCCTCATCGGCCGGCTGAGCCGGATTTTCGTGGAGCGGGTGACGGGAATCGAACCCGCGTAGCTAGTTTGGAAGACTAGGGCTCTACCATTGAGCTACACCCGCGTGCCCCCGGAGGTACCCGGGTGCGTCGCTAGCTTAGCGTGACCCGCTAGGCTGATCGCACACCCCCCTGGGGGTGGACCCGGGATGTGGCGCAGCTTGGTAGCGCATCCGCTTTGGGAGCGGAGGGTCGCAGGTTCAAATCCTGTCATCCCGACCCGATTCAGGGGTGGGCTCGCGCTGGCGCGCTTGCCCCTCCCCTTCCTCTTCGTTGTGTTACCCGGGGGGCCGAGCCCCCCGAACCCCCCACGGTACCTTCGGTACCACCTGGGAGCTCTGCCGTGGCCTTGCTTCGGCCCCGGTGGGTGCCTGTGTTCACTCGGCTAGCGCCTCGTTCAGCCAGCTTGACAGCGTCTCTGTCAGTGCCTCGGGCTGGTCTTCTGGGGTGTGGTGGCCTGCCTTCTCCGGGCGTTGCACCAGCTTCAAGGAAGCGAAATTCGAAGCGCACCACTCGACCATTGATGGCGTCAGCATCGTGTCGTAGCCCGGCTCGAATGTCACCAGGAGTTTGGCAACCTCGGGTGACGAGGACAGCCAGCGGTCGAATGCCTCGATGCGGGACACCACCTCGGGCGGCTCGCCGCCCAGGGGCATCGAACGGGTCCATTGCAGGACCGGGCGGTGGTCCTGGGACGCGTACTCCGGCGGCAGGAAGCCCTCGATCATCGACTCGCCGACGCCCGGTGTCTTCAGCGCCCGGAACAGCTCGGCGCCCGCCGGCGGGAACTCCTCCCACGACATCGGCTTCAAGACCGCTTCGGTGAACGCCAGCCCCCGGACCCGGGAGGGGTGGCGGGCAGCCCAGTCCGCCGCCAGTGCGCCGCCCCAGTCGTGGCCGACCAGGACCACGTTGTCCAGCTCGAGGGCGTCGAACCACTCGTCCAGGTAGCGTGCGTGGTCGTCGAAGGTGTAGGCGATGTCCGGGCGAGGGGAATCGCCCATGCCGATCAGGTCCGGCGCCAGCCTGTGGCCCGGCAGGGATGGCATCACGTTGCGCCACAAGTGAGACGACGCCGGGTTGCCGTGCAAGAACACCAACGGCGAACCCGTCCCGATCGAGCGGTATGCCAGCGTCGTCACTTGAACGCCCCCGCGAAGCGCGAAGCCCACTCCGCGAACGGGCGCGGTGGACGGCCCAAGACCAGCGAGACGTCCGGGCTCACCTGCTGCTCCTCCGGCGTCGGCGAACCCAGGATGTCCAACGTCGAGTCGGCGATCTCCGCCGGCATGAAGCCCAGCAGCGCCGCGCGGGCCTCCTCGCGGGTCTGCGGCACGAATCGCACCAGCTCACCCACCGCCGAGGCGATCGCCGCCGTCTGGTCTCGCGGGGACACCGGGGACGGCCCGGTCAGCACGTAGGTCTTGTCCTCGTGCGACGGGGAACGCAACGCCGCTGCCGCCACCGAAGCGATGTCCTCCGGGTCGATCACCGGCAGGGCAACGTCGCCGAACGGCGCGGCGATCGAACGGGTGGCGCGCACGCTTTCCGCCCACTGGAACGCGTTCGACGCGAACCCCGCCGGTCGCAGCACCGTCCACTTCAGACCCGAGGAGCGCACCGCCTCCTCGAAAACCGCCGGGTGACGGCCGGTTCCCACGCCTTGCGAGGACAGCAGCACCACCCGCTCGACGCCGGCCTCGCGCGCCCGTCCCAGCACCGGCTCCAGCGATGCCCGGAAGCCCGGCGGCACCACCAAGAACACCGACGAC
Protein-coding sequences here:
- a CDS encoding NAD(P)H-binding protein, with protein sequence MIMVVGATGNVGEPLVRMLAEAGEEVTAVSRRITDAPPGVVVQQGDLASLEFPGVSSVFLVVPPGFRASLEPVLGRAREAGVERVVLLSSQGVGTGRHPAVFEEAVRSSGLKWTVLRPAGFASNAFQWAESVRATRSIAAPFGDVALPVIDPEDIASVAAAALRSPSHEDKTYVLTGPSPVSPRDQTAAIASAVGELVRFVPQTREEARAALLGFMPAEIADSTLDILGSPTPEEQQVSPDVSLVLGRPPRPFAEWASRFAGAFK
- a CDS encoding alpha/beta fold hydrolase, translated to MGFALRGGVQVTTLAYRSIGTGSPLVFLHGNPASSHLWRNVMPSLPGHRLAPDLIGMGDSPRPDIAYTFDDHARYLDEWFDALELDNVVLVGHDWGGALAADWAARHPSRVRGLAFTEAVLKPMSWEEFPPAGAELFRALKTPGVGESMIEGFLPPEYASQDHRPVLQWTRSMPLGGEPPEVVSRIEAFDRWLSSSPEVAKLLVTFEPGYDTMLTPSMVEWCASNFASLKLVQRPEKAGHHTPEDQPEALTETLSSWLNEALAE